The Mucilaginibacter sp. PAMB04168 genome contains the following window.
TGGCTGACCGGTGAGCGATAACCATGGATAAGGCTGACGGGGCTCATCCCGCTCCAGCACTTTATTGCGGGCATAAGAAACATTGCCGCGCAATGAGTAATTTAAGTTACCAATGTTGTTGTTATAGCCCAGATCAACCTCAAAGCCGCGGTTTTGAACACGCCAAAGGTTAGCCGGAGGCAAATCAACTCCAATTAAGCTTGGAACTGATGCCCGAGGCTGCAGGATATCATAACGATAACGTCTGAATACCTCAACAGTGGCAGTTACTTTCCCTTTAAACATGGTTAAATCCATACCCACGTTGGTGACCTTTTCTTTCTCCCAGGAAACTATGTTGCCCAAAGCACCTTCAGTAATACCAGTAAAGCTGTTGTTAGATTCACCTACCGAATAGCTTCCACCGTTTGCGTACGTTTGCAGGTAGATGTAAGTATTGCCATACACCTTGTCACTGCCTGTTAAACCGTATGAACCTCTGAATTTCAGCAAGTCGACAAAGTGAATATGCTTTTTGAAAAACTCCTCTTCGCTAATGTTCCAACCTGCTGCAACTGCCGGGAAAAACCCGTAACGGCTACCCTCAGGAAAACGGTTTGAGCCGTTGTAGCCTGCTGTGAATTCGATTAAGTACTTACGTTTATAATCATACCCTAAACGACCGGTTAATCCGCGCAGGGCGGCCGGATCACCTGTTCCGGTAACAGCGTTCTGATCGTTAAGCAAAGCCAGTCCATAAACGTGGTTTCCGCCAAACGTGCGGTCGTAGTTTAAAGACGCCAGGTAGTTCAGACGCTTATAGGAATTACCGCCGTTTGTTCCATACACCAAGGAATACTTTTCGATACGACTGGTGTTGTTTTTGGGTGCATAGGTATCAGTAACCGGGTTATAAATGAAAGATGGAAAACCTGATGCAGTGCCACGGGTAAGGCTGCGCCAGTATTGATAGCGCCCGTTATAGCTAAAGTTGATCATAGCAGACAATCCTTTTGTAAGCATATCGAGTTTTTGTACTGCTTTAAGATTGCCGGTTATGTCATTATAATAGTCGCGGTTATAACCGCTTAAAGCAATACGGCCCACAATGTTGTTATTGATTGCCGTAGCTGAATTGGCACCGTAAGAGCCGTCAGGGTTGTAAATGGGATAGGCAAACGGTGGTAATTGGTTGTAATCACTTATTTCATAAAAAGCATTATTACGGCCGTTTCGGCCACCTATATTTGGTTGATTGATCTCATTAAACGCACCAGATAAATCCAATTTTAGCGCTAATGTCTTGGTTGCCTGGATATCTAAATTTGACCGGAAGTTTGACCGGCGATAATAGTAATTGGTGTTTACCTGCGAATTAGGGTCATCAAAATTTTGCAGCAAGCCGCCTTGTGACAGGTAACCTGCCGAAATAAAATACCGGGCTTTATCCACGCCGCCCGATATATTTAAATTCTCCCTGAACTCTGAAGCGGATGGCCTGATCAGTGTCTTGGTCCAGTTTACATTCGGATGGCCATACGGATCTGTGCCGTCTTGAAAGAGCTGAAGGTCGCGGGTGTTATACAAGGGCTGCTGACCGGCGTTCACATAGCCTTCATTTACCAGCAAAGCCGATTGATAGGCATCGAGATAGTGTGGTTGATTGGTAGGTGTTTGAAAGCCTGCCTCAGACCGCAAGGTGACCACCGGCTTTCCCAGTTTACCACGCCGGGTAGTAATTACCATTACCCCATTTGCTCCCCTTACGCCGTAAATAGCCGTAGTAGCCGCATCTTTTAATAACGAAATAGACTCTACCTGATCAGGATCTAACTCACTGATGGGTTGTGTAAACTCTACATCATCAACTATAATAAGCGGGGCACCATCATTGGGTGTACTTAATCCGCGTATTAAGAAAGAGGCACCATCGGAACCTGGCCTGCCCGAACGCTGTTGTGATGTAAACCCCGGTAAACGACCGATAAGCGCATTCTGGATACTGGCGGTAGGCGTTTGCCGAATATCGTCTCCTTTGATACTACTTATTGCACCTGTGTTTGTGATTTTCTTTTGGGTACCGTAGCCTACAACCACCACCTCTTCAATGCCTTTGGCATCGGGCTGCAAGTCAATAACCAACTTGCTCCGGCCGGCTACATTTACCTCTTTAGTTAAATAACCTACCGACGAAACCACCAGCACCTGGCTGTTACCTTTCAACGTAATCTTAAAATTACCCTCACCGTCAGACGTGGTACCGTTATTTTGGTTCTTCTCAAGCACCGTAACGCCCGGTATTTTTTCCTTTCCTTCGGTAACCGTACCGGTAATTGTTCTTTGCTGGGCAAACAGCTGCTGTATGCAGAGGAGCCCTATAATAATCAATAAATATTTTTTCATGTTTAGTTAAATGGGCAATCGTTACCAGCCAAAGTTTTGAATCAGATTACTGCTTTTTGAGATTTCGGCAAAAGGGACGGGATACAAATACATTTTAGGAAAAGCAAACCGCACCTGCCCTACCGGCACTTTGGTATAGGTGAATGTGCTGTTTGCATTTTTAATGATTTGCATGCCACTAAGGTTCTGGTTCAGTACCCTTTCGGCATCTTTCCATCTGCGCAGGTCCCAATAACGGTGTTCTTCAAAAGCCAGTTCCAGCCTTCTTTCATTTTTAATGGCGTCGCGCATTTCAGCCTTGGTCATATTGTCTTTAATGCCAAACTTGTTGGTTGTGCCTTCGGTAATCTGAGCTCGCCTTCTTAAGTCGCGCAGGGCATTATAAATGTCTGCGCTTGGGGTAGATAGATATTCGTTTTGCGCCTCTGCAAAGTTGAGCAGTATTTCGGCGTAACGAAAAATGATAAAGTTGCGAGGGCCGTTAGCATAAGAAGTTGCCGTGGTAAAATTGCCCATGAATTTACGCAGGTAATAACCAGTTTTAGTTTGCACGCGTCCGCCTTTGTTAGGCTTGTCCAAACCGCCTTCAAACATTTCCAGTTTGCGATTTAGCCAGGTTACATCATTAGCCAGTACGGTAAAAGCCAACCTGGGATCGCGGTTTGCGTATGGGGCTTGTGATTGATAGCCGGAGCCGGTCTCTGCTATGGCGCGTCCGGCAAGCGTGGGGAAAGCATCAACCAAATCCTGCGTGGGGCTGGTACGGCCCAAGCCGGTTGCCTGATTAGAAAAACCGATAGGCCCGTTATTGTACTCAATATCATAATTAACATCTCGCAGATAATCTAAAATGATCTCTGAATTTTTGCGGTCTAAAAATATAGCGCTAAAGCTCTTGCTGGCAGGCGCGGGTAAGCTATACGGTTTGCCTGGGAGGTTAATAAGTTCTAAAGCTGCCTGGGCTGCTTTGTTCCACCTTTCAGCATCAAAATTGGCATAGCCCATTACCTCTCGCTGCTCAGCAGTGGCTCCGGCAGCAACACCTCCATTAAATAACGGACTGGCGGCATATAATAGCACCCGTGATTTAAGCGCTAAAACAGCGCCACGGGAAGCATGGCCCCAGTCGGTTGCTGAAAGCGGCTCTTGCTTTACCAAGGTTTTAATGGCATCGCATTCGTTAACTATGTAATCTACACAGGCGGCAAATGTGCTGCGTTTGATATTCAGGTTATCCGCATCAGAAAAAACCTGGTCGCCCACTAACGGAATACCGCCGTAGCGCTTAAGCAGTTCAAAATAAGCCATGGCACGTAAAAAACGAACTTCTGCTTTCCAGCCTGGTATTCTGGCAGCTACAGGCACTACATCAATTTTCTGCAAAAACACGTTTACTTTACGAATGGTGGTGTAACCGTTATTCCAATAACCGTCCGGGTTGCTGATAACACTGCTAATACGTGCCTGAGAGACATTTTCAATATCCGTTCCATCTCTTGATGGCAGGGCATCATCTGTAGCAGCATCTAAAAAGTCGCCGCCAATGCGGTTAAATCCATTTGGCAAACTGCTATATAAATTGTTTAAATATTGTTCGGCGTAATAGCCGTTTTTATCTTGAGGATCAAAAACCAGGTCTTCAGTCAGGTTTTCAAGTGGCCCATCCTGCTGATACTTTTTACAGCCTGATATAATCAGAACTGCTAAAAGAATTAAGTATATGTTTTTCATGAATTATAAATTGATGTTAACGCCAGCGGTAATAAGTTTCTGTACGGGATACCCGCCTGTGTAGCTTTCGGGATCCAAACCGTTGAGTTGCGTAGTAGTGAATAAATTGTACCCATTCACAAAGATTCTTGCCCGGGTTAGCCTTATCTTTTTTATGATAGAAACTGGCAAGGTATAACCTAACTCAATAGAACGTAGGCGCAGATAATTAGCTGGTTTGTACCAGTACGATGAAAACTGCTGATTGTTAAGGTTACGACCGATAGAAAGACGCGGATAGGTAGCAGTAGCTGCTGTAGCAGGTGTCCACCGGTTAAGATGATGCTCATAAGCCTGCTCCTTACCACTACCTTGGAATTCCCAGTACGAATTTCCTGACAGGTAAACCATGCGGTTAGCTACACCCTGCACCAATGCCGAAAAATCAAATCCCTTCCAATTTGCACCCAGGTTCAATCCGCCGTACAGCAAAGGTTTGGTGCCCCCAATAGCAGTGATATCATTTTCATCAATAGTGCCATCCTGGTTCAGGTCACGGAACTTGATATCGCCCGGTTGTGGTGTGATGCCCACAGGCACTGCGCTTGAAGCTATTTCCTGAGCAGATTGGTAAAGGCCGTCGGCCTGATAGCCGAACGCCTGGTTTACAGGCATGCCTGTGCGCTGCATCCAGCTATACTTCCGCTGAACTTCGTCCTGATAGGTAACTTTACTTTTGAGAGTTGAAATGTTTGGCGAAATAAAATAGCCGAACTTTCCTATTTTATTACTGTAGGTTAGCTGTAACTCCAAACCTGAGTAACGCTGTTTGCCGATATTTACCCTTGGGTAAGCGTTACCTAAAACCTGAGCATTAGTGCCAATCGACTGTAAAAGGTCATAATAGCTATCAATAAAGTAGTCGGCACTAATAGACAGTTTGTTTTCAAACATACTGGCATCAACACCACCGTTAAACTTTAGGGCTTTTTCCCAAGTTAGGTTAGGGTTGTTTAAAGCTCCTTCCTGTACTCCGCTTACCGGGGTTACTGCTTCACCAAAGTTATACCCGGTTCCTGAAGCATAGTACTTGTTATACTCAAAATACCCGGCGTTGTTGTTGCCCGTTTTGCCGTAACTGGCTCGTAGCTTTAAGATATTAAGCCAACTGGCTGTATTTTTAAGAAAATCCTCCTGCTTAATATTCCACCCTAAACCAATAGCCGGGAAGAAACCATAACGGTTATTTTTTGGATATGCAAGCGAACCGTTATAGGCTAAAGCCACATCCAACAGATATTTTTCCTGATAATTATATGATAACTTGCCCGAAATGCCTTGAACATAAGAGGGCAGCTGGGAATTTTCTGTCACATTATCGATGTTACCCAACAGCAGCGCCTGCAGTTCATGATCACCAATCTTTTTAGACCATCCGGATGATAGCTCGGTATAAAAACGGGTGTTCTGCGCAGTGATCTCAATGGCATTTGACATAGTACTTGGATTACTAAACTGCTGATAACCCGCCGCTCCCTGGGCATTGGCATTTTGTTGATACGTAGCAAAAGCCTTGGTACGGGTAATGGTTTCGGCCAGGTAGGCGTTAATGGATCCGCGCCCGGCAACCCATAAGCCAGGCAGTATCTTATCCAGTTTGGCTTTTAGCCCTAGGTCTACCCTAAAATCGCGGAAGTACTGCGGCTGGTAGCCCGAGTAAACGGTTTGCCCGTAGATATTATTGGTATAATCACGGTTGCCACCTAAAGTCCCATTATCGTTTAATACAGGGTAAGCGTTATTAGGCGTTGCACGGAAACTTGAGAATATGTTAGACGCTGAATTTCCGGGCTGGTCCTGATTTTGGATGCGCGTAAAAACATTAAGGTAAGTACTCACATCCTTACTCAAATCAACATCTACATTGGAGCGAAAGATGTATCGTTTATAACCTACTCCTGTATTGTAAGTATTGAAATCAGCCGTTTTGATTAAGCCTTGCTGGTTCAGATAATCAAGATCTACGAAGTACCGCGCAACCTTTCGTCCTCCTGAAATAGCCAGATCAAAACGGTTGTAAGGCGATTTGCTTTTCAGTATCTCCTTTTGCCAGTCTACATCCGGATGCCCGATCGGGTCTGTATGATTGCGGTACGCATCTAAATCGGCCTGTGTATAGGCCGGAGCTTTGCCGTCATTAGCCAATGCTTCATTGTATAAACGGGAGTAATCATAGGCGTTTAAAAAGTTGGGCAGGTTGAGCGGAGATTGCAGACCTGACAGCGCAGTAAACGAAATTCGCTGTGCACCTTCGGCTCCCTTTTTTGTAGTGAGTTGTATTACACCACCTGATGACCGCATGCCTAACATGGCTGTTGACACAGCGTCTTTAAGCACAGTTACGGATTCAATTTGTTCAGGATTGATAGATGAAAAACTTTGCGGTACCCCATCCAGCATAAAAAGCGGCGCCTGCCCACGAAGGGTTACTGTATAATTGTCGGCGCCAGGTTCGCCACTACCCTGAAAGGCCTGTAAGCCGGCAAGGCGGCCTGCGATTGTGCCATTAATGTAAGTCGAAACTGTTTTAGTGAGTTCCTCACTTCTAACTTCTCCAATAGCTGCTGTATTGGTTGTACGTTTTTGAGGCACGTACAATGAATTAAATACCTTAGGTAAGTCTGTAACCGCTTCCTGAAGCGTGACCTGAATAGTTTTGCCTAATTCGACTGCCACTTCTTTCTTTTGGTAAGAAACTACACTAAAAATCAGCACATCACCTGCGTTGGCATTAATACTGAACTTGCCGTCCAAATCTGTTTGGGTTGAAATGTTTTTAGATTTAACTTGAACGTTAACATCAATTAAAGGCTTTCCGGCAATGTCGGTCACTGTGCCTGTAACTGGCGATTGGTTAGCTTGCTGATGGCTGGTTAATATTTCGTCACCATTGTGCAAGTAGTTTGGTGCATTGGCCAATACTTCGCCCCTATGTATGACAGCGAGCCATACCAAGGTCAAAGAAATTTTTTGCAAAACTCTTTTAAGTAGAATTTTTCTCATAAAGTTAAATTGGTTTGATATTACCAGTTGGAACCGGCGGGTTAAAGATATGTGAAAAGAGAAGAAAAATACAAGGAATTTTATTTGCAAATAATTGATAATTAGGTGTTTATAATTAAAACAATACGGTTAATGCACCTAAATGGAACTGCATAACTAGCTGATTTCAAGAAGCGTTCATGAAAGCAGTTTAAAATGCTAATACGGTTAAAGTTTAATACAAATAATTTTCAATTTTTAGCTCTTCACGGTAAGTCATTTATTGCTTAAAGACTGTTGTAGACACTTGCGTACCGCCAAACATTGCACAAGAAATCGAAACCCCCACAGATTTTTGCTCAAACAGCAACTTAGAATGATATTGAGGTACAACTTAAGATTTGAAGATAGAAATGTGCCATAAGATGCATTAAGGCTACTAAGGAAAAGAAGCAGAAAAATTCAGCATCTGGTTGAAAATTGACCAGGTTGAAATAAAAAGGGCACGCTTTCAGCTGTTATGGCGGTTTTAAATTATACTAAAGCGTATTATTAGCACTGCGTTTTGGAAATATTCTGATGATACTTAATTTTTTGTTCCACTGATTACAACGCAAACAAGCAACTGTTTAATGAGAGAAGCGAGTATTTTTAAGATTGACGGGAGCAAAAAAGCTTTATAGCTTATATGCTGGACGTATTCCTTAGTATAACTATAGTTTAACATTATACTTAACTACCTTTCACCCTAACATATTTAATAGTTAAGATAGTTGTTAACGTAATTAGCAAGATAGCTACACAAGCAATTAATGGTATAGCAGAAAGGATAGATTCCGAACCACCTGCTGCCAATGCGCCAAACGCGGCAACACCAATAGCTCCACCGGTTTGCCTAACAGTATTTAGCACAGCTGAAGCCGTGCCCGATAATGATTTTTCTACACTGGCTAAAATACCGGTGATCATGGCAGGCACAGCCATTCCCATACCTACCGGCATAATTAAAAAAGGAAAGAAAAGCTGCCAATACGGGGTATTTGCTTTAGCCAGGAACAAGCCGGCAAAGCCGACGGCGAAGAGCGCAAGCCCAGCTATGATGGAGGCGCCGATACCAAACCGGTTAATCACCCTTCCACTCAGCAAATTAGTGATTACAAAGCCTACCGTCAATGGAACAAAAGCAAGCCCCGCCGTCATGGATGGATAATGTAGAACGTTTTGCAGGTAAAGGCTAAGCACAAACACGCTGCCATAATAAGTGCCATTAAGCACCCCTCCTAACAAAAGCAGCACATTAAAGCGCGAGGAATTAAATAGATGTAAGGGTAATATTGGATACGATATCCGCTTTTCAATTGCTAAAAATAAAACGAAAAAGCTAAGGCTTAACAATAACCCTCCCCAAATCAAAGGATTTTTCAATCCGAGCTGGTGCCACTCTATAATTGCGGCTATTAGTAAAGTAGCTGCCAGCATCCATATTAACTGTCCGGCGGTATCAAACTTTTTAGCAGCAGTTGAAATGGCGCCTTTAAGGAGCTTAAAACTCAAAACAAAAGCCGCTATACAGAAAGGAATATTCACGTAAAAAATAAACCGCCAGTTACTAATGTGGATTAAAACTCCTCCAATAAGCGGACCAGCAGCCAACGCCGAGCTGCCGGCAGCTGTCCAGAGCCCTACTGCCCGTGCACGTGTAGCAGGTTCGTGTGCAAAGGCCTGGTTTAGTAATGACAGCGAACTTGGGATCATGGTTGCAGCCCCTATGCCTTGCAAGATTCGGAAAATGACCAGGCTAAATGAATTACCCGCTAACCCACAGCCCGCAGAAGCGATCCCAAAAATTACAATACCGATTTGGAAAATCCGTAAGGCACCCAAGCGGTCACTTAAGCTACCTGCTGACAACATGAGTACCGCAAAAGCCAGGGTGTACGCATCAACCACCCATTGCAAGGTGCTTATACCTGCCTGGTAAGACTGCGCTATTTGAGGTAAAGCAAGATTAACTATAGATACATCCAGTTGCGCAACCACAAAGGCTAAGCTGGTTATGGTAACCACCTGTACGAAACTGGTTTGTTTTACTGTACTCAATTTAACGGTATGCTAATACGCCGCAAAAGTAAACAAACTTCATTAAGTATATAGGCTGGCCATTTTATGCAGTGTGGAATACCTTTTGTTGTTTGTTATCACTGCTGGCGGTAGCTAATTACGAATTTGTGATTGAAAAATTTACAAGTGAGCCCTTCATTTCCTAATTTAGAATCTTGGTTACTAAACGATAACTATAACGGCCCTTATATTATATCTGAACCGGTTAGCACATAGATGATCATCTCTGTTCGGACAACGAAACCTAAGGCCTGATAGAGGTTAATGGCACGGGTGTTATCTGCTCTAACGTGTAAGTATGGGATCTTACCGGCGGCGCGTAATTGGCGGATATGACTGTTAATAAGCGCTCGTGCATACCCTTTGCCGGTATGAACAGGATGTGTGCAAACAGCACTGATTTCGACATAAGGCCCGCAATGAAAGCGATGACCGGCCATAGCAACCAGTTGTTTATCCTCAAAGATGCCTTCATAGCCACCAAACCTGATCGTTTTTTCCATGAAGGGTCCGGGCGGACTCAATTTGGTCAGTTCTAACATTGCAGGAACGTCTTCGTCACTTAATTTAGTAATTGTTATTTGCCGCTGTTCTTCAGGTGTTGCGCCTTCATACATCATTTGGTATCCATCTATCCGGTTAACAATGGTCCAGGGATGTGCATTTAGATTTTTATCGGTTGTAAAAACGGCAATGGTTTCACTCCAGGGTTTAAGGTCCATTAACGCCTTGAAATGTGTAAAGTTATTTTCTGCAACAGCGGCGAAGGCCGAAACTCCCGGTGCATAATATCTAGCTATATGGTTGCCTATAGCCAAATTCACGTTGCCCGACGTTAAAGCTGCCCAAACAGGGTTATCCAATTGTTCTATTAACATGTGCTCTCTTTACTAAATCTGTCCTGTGTTATTCCGGAGTTTTGTCTGAATATTTGTACCGTATTTGTCCGGTCATTACGCATACCCCCAACCAGATCCTGCTTCAGTGCTGTTGGGTGGTGTTGCGATCACGTAACCACTATTTCCAGCAAACCTAACCGGTCGGCCAAGATATGGGTTGCGATCTTCTCTGCAGAGTTTAGAAATTTGCCGCAGGTCGATTGCCCGTCCATGATCATGTCGCGCAAAATAATCAATTGTCCGTTTGTCGCCAAAGAAGTCGAGCGTTTAAACTCGGCGGTCCATCAGAACGCGACTTTATTTCCTTCATAAAAAAATGACAGTTAGTAACTTGCACTTACAAGTAACTAACTATCATTTTTAGATTGCGAGTACAACTAAAATAATATAAATAAAAAGACTTTAAGACTTATGTCACCGGTTAAACCAATGGAACCTAAACCCGAACGGAATAGTACATTTTTAGCCATACAAGCGTAATAACAAATGGAAGCTCATCACTTGTCACCATTCGCGCTCCAGCAAGCATAAGCCTTTGACAAGTTTACGCAACCCTTAAAATACATTCCATCCTACTGTTATCTGCATATCAGTGCTTCGGGTAATTCAGGGTGGCTTTAACTTCGTCTATTTGCTGCGTATGCCGGTTGCTGTGTGCCGCGATGAGCAGGATAAACTGATAGCTATCATAAGTACCAACAGGTAAAACCACAATATGGTTGCGCAAATCAGCTTTCGATTCTTTAACCAGGGCAATCAGTTTTTCACGCCCGGCTTTAAAAGCAGTTAAGGCTTCGGCTACTGTTTGATAGGGTGAATTTGCAGGCTCCAGTGCTGTAAAAGTTTTAGATCTACGGCTACGATCTTCCACCGCTTTGACCAGGTCATCATCGCTGAACCTGATCTCGGTTCTTTTTTCCGGATTCGCCGGTTGAGATAAGGCAGGTTCTGCCATGGCCCAAAGTTCCTTTTCAGCGGCTGCAATATGTTTGATACATTCGGCCACGCTCCATTTGTCGGCCGCCGGTTTAAAGTTAAGTTGCGCTTCGCTTAAGCCTTTTACGGCTGCAAAGACGCCGGCTTCAGTTTGCTGTAATAACTGGACTGCCTTTGATCGTTCTGGTGAGGTAAGCATATTTGTTGTTTTTTGTTGTGCCAGGCCTTGGTATACTGCAAGGCTTAAAAATGTGGTAATCAGGAGGTGTTTCATCTTAAAATAAAGGTATTAAGGTTTGAGAGGTATTAACGGATTTAATTGCTTTTTCCAAATTTTGATAGGTTGCCCGGTAAACGAAAACCGCCATACTAATTCTTTTTATACCGGCTTTTGCCAACGATTCAACAGTAGCCAGGTTTGGGCCGCCTACGATATTAACCGGTAAGGATACTGCCGAGGTGATTGCCGAGATTACCGCAGGATCACCAATGCCGGTTACGAAAAGACCGTCCGCACCCGCATCTCTGTAAAGCTTCGCCCTGCGGATAACGGTTTCAAAGGGTTCTGGCAATTTTTGTAGAAAAGCATCGGTGCGGGCGTTTATAAAAAGTTGCTGGCCGGTTCTTGCCAGGTAATTTTTTATACTTTCCAACTTCCGCAAATACACGGATTCACCTTCAGCATCTTCTAAATTGATGCCCGCAACTCCAAGATCGAGCAGTTGTTGAATATGATCATTGATAACAGAAAGGTCGTTCGTATATCCCCTTTCAAAGTCAACGGATAAAGGTATAGTTGTAGCGGCTTTTATTCTTTGAATGATGTAGAGCAATTCCTTAAAAGGAATCTTTTCGCCATCTGCGTATCCTAATGAATCTGCAATAGCGCCGCTGGAGGTGCCGATGGCCGGAAAACCGGTAGCTTCGATTAGTTGAGCACTTTTAGCATTCCAGGCGTTAGCCAATAAAAACGGGTTCGATTGGTAATGTAACTGATAAAAGGTTTGGTATGAAGTCATGATCAAAGCTATTGTAATAATCGCGTACTGGCAGGGCGCTATTTAGACATCTTAAGGGGTTGATTTAGACAATACGTGCGCTTATCTTACGCCATAAAATACGAAAGTACGCCCGCTAATCACTGGCTAAATGATTTAAGCAGCATTATGGTCGCCTATAGCGTATTCGGCCGGGCCATAGCTACGGCTAACAAGTTTAAAATTGAGCGGGTTGGTATCAAAAACAGTTCATTTCACCAAGTGCTCCTAAAGAAGTGACCGCATCAAGGTATCTCGCAAACCAAGAGAACCTATCTTGTTATCATTGTTCGCCAAACCATTACGAAGGCTCAACCGCTATGAACAACGAAGTAATTAAGTTGCCAGGTGACACTTGGAGGGCATAACTTCCGGCTGCTAAACGAATCGTTTACTGTAAGCTTGGTTCATTTGACAAGCAAATGCTTGGCATAAATAAGTAGGACAGACAATTTCTTGAACAATAGGTGCTTTGCCGGTCAAACAGGTGAACTGGAAAAAGTGCTTTTATTGATCGAACTAATGAATCCCCACCACCGCTACGAGGGGACATTCCACTAGGGTGGCAAACCGTTTTCATGGCAGCCGGCTACCTGACACTGCGGCAACAGCAGGTAAGTTTATTGTATCGCTTTTTTACGTGACCTGTTTCCCTCTGTTGTTGTACTATTTAAGTTGAACAGCAAGAGCTTCCTACAGAGCTGGTATCGAATATTTAATGCTGGCCTACTACAGAATTTCACTCACCGATTACCTTTCCATAAAACAGGAAAATGACGGATTTGTCA
Protein-coding sequences here:
- a CDS encoding TonB-dependent receptor is translated as MKKYLLIIIGLLCIQQLFAQQRTITGTVTEGKEKIPGVTVLEKNQNNGTTSDGEGNFKITLKGNSQVLVVSSVGYLTKEVNVAGRSKLVIDLQPDAKGIEEVVVVGYGTQKKITNTGAISSIKGDDIRQTPTASIQNALIGRLPGFTSQQRSGRPGSDGASFLIRGLSTPNDGAPLIIVDDVEFTQPISELDPDQVESISLLKDAATTAIYGVRGANGVMVITTRRGKLGKPVVTLRSEAGFQTPTNQPHYLDAYQSALLVNEGYVNAGQQPLYNTRDLQLFQDGTDPYGHPNVNWTKTLIRPSASEFRENLNISGGVDKARYFISAGYLSQGGLLQNFDDPNSQVNTNYYYRRSNFRSNLDIQATKTLALKLDLSGAFNEINQPNIGGRNGRNNAFYEISDYNQLPPFAYPIYNPDGSYGANSATAINNNIVGRIALSGYNRDYYNDITGNLKAVQKLDMLTKGLSAMINFSYNGRYQYWRSLTRGTASGFPSFIYNPVTDTYAPKNNTSRIEKYSLVYGTNGGNSYKRLNYLASLNYDRTFGGNHVYGLALLNDQNAVTGTGDPAALRGLTGRLGYDYKRKYLIEFTAGYNGSNRFPEGSRYGFFPAVAAGWNISEEEFFKKHIHFVDLLKFRGSYGLTGSDKVYGNTYIYLQTYANGGSYSVGESNNSFTGITEGALGNIVSWEKEKVTNVGMDLTMFKGKVTATVEVFRRYRYDILQPRASVPSLIGVDLPPANLWRVQNRGFEVDLGYNNNIGNLNYSLRGNVSYARNKVLERDEPRQPYPWLSLTGQPMGTILGYTFLGYYTAADIADPKVAKPAAVGAANAGDLKYLDRNGDGLITTDDQTVLKYPNLPNTIIGFTPSFSYKGFSITATFQSALNFALRGIAESVVPFVNNFRDIHQNAWRPDNQENPSFPRIATNIGATTSHPANYVSDYWMRRGDYLRLKTMEIGYTLPAKFVNKFKFSGVRVYANGYNLATWALVDKNIYQIDPENNSGQDGSAFYPQTKIFNFGLQLTF
- a CDS encoding RagB/SusD family nutrient uptake outer membrane protein translates to MKNIYLILLAVLIISGCKKYQQDGPLENLTEDLVFDPQDKNGYYAEQYLNNLYSSLPNGFNRIGGDFLDAATDDALPSRDGTDIENVSQARISSVISNPDGYWNNGYTTIRKVNVFLQKIDVVPVAARIPGWKAEVRFLRAMAYFELLKRYGGIPLVGDQVFSDADNLNIKRSTFAACVDYIVNECDAIKTLVKQEPLSATDWGHASRGAVLALKSRVLLYAASPLFNGGVAAGATAEQREVMGYANFDAERWNKAAQAALELINLPGKPYSLPAPASKSFSAIFLDRKNSEIILDYLRDVNYDIEYNNGPIGFSNQATGLGRTSPTQDLVDAFPTLAGRAIAETGSGYQSQAPYANRDPRLAFTVLANDVTWLNRKLEMFEGGLDKPNKGGRVQTKTGYYLRKFMGNFTTATSYANGPRNFIIFRYAEILLNFAEAQNEYLSTPSADIYNALRDLRRRAQITEGTTNKFGIKDNMTKAEMRDAIKNERRLELAFEEHRYWDLRRWKDAERVLNQNLSGMQIIKNANSTFTYTKVPVGQVRFAFPKMYLYPVPFAEISKSSNLIQNFGW
- a CDS encoding TonB-dependent receptor, giving the protein MRKILLKRVLQKISLTLVWLAVIHRGEVLANAPNYLHNGDEILTSHQQANQSPVTGTVTDIAGKPLIDVNVQVKSKNISTQTDLDGKFSINANAGDVLIFSVVSYQKKEVAVELGKTIQVTLQEAVTDLPKVFNSLYVPQKRTTNTAAIGEVRSEELTKTVSTYINGTIAGRLAGLQAFQGSGEPGADNYTVTLRGQAPLFMLDGVPQSFSSINPEQIESVTVLKDAVSTAMLGMRSSGGVIQLTTKKGAEGAQRISFTALSGLQSPLNLPNFLNAYDYSRLYNEALANDGKAPAYTQADLDAYRNHTDPIGHPDVDWQKEILKSKSPYNRFDLAISGGRKVARYFVDLDYLNQQGLIKTADFNTYNTGVGYKRYIFRSNVDVDLSKDVSTYLNVFTRIQNQDQPGNSASNIFSSFRATPNNAYPVLNDNGTLGGNRDYTNNIYGQTVYSGYQPQYFRDFRVDLGLKAKLDKILPGLWVAGRGSINAYLAETITRTKAFATYQQNANAQGAAGYQQFSNPSTMSNAIEITAQNTRFYTELSSGWSKKIGDHELQALLLGNIDNVTENSQLPSYVQGISGKLSYNYQEKYLLDVALAYNGSLAYPKNNRYGFFPAIGLGWNIKQEDFLKNTASWLNILKLRASYGKTGNNNAGYFEYNKYYASGTGYNFGEAVTPVSGVQEGALNNPNLTWEKALKFNGGVDASMFENKLSISADYFIDSYYDLLQSIGTNAQVLGNAYPRVNIGKQRYSGLELQLTYSNKIGKFGYFISPNISTLKSKVTYQDEVQRKYSWMQRTGMPVNQAFGYQADGLYQSAQEIASSAVPVGITPQPGDIKFRDLNQDGTIDENDITAIGGTKPLLYGGLNLGANWKGFDFSALVQGVANRMVYLSGNSYWEFQGSGKEQAYEHHLNRWTPATAATATYPRLSIGRNLNNQQFSSYWYKPANYLRLRSIELGYTLPVSIIKKIRLTRARIFVNGYNLFTTTQLNGLDPESYTGGYPVQKLITAGVNINL